A stretch of DNA from Candidatus Methylomirabilota bacterium:
ATCACGCGCATGGGCCCCACCGAGGGATCCTCGTCGCCGCAGATCAGCAGGGTGGGGGCGGCGATCTCGGGCAGCCGCTCGGTGATGTAGTCCATCTGCAGCAGCGCGCGCAGGGCGTTGGCGTAGCCGATCGGCTTGAGCATCCGGTACATCGCGAAGACTTCCTCGCGCGCCTTGGGGTCCAGCTTGAGGCGCCCGGACACGTTGGGATTCGACGCGATCGCGAAGTCGGCCATCGCGTCCATGCCGCCCTCGAGCACGACCTGTATGCTGCGCGCGCGCATCACCACGTTGTCCACGCTGAGCGGCAGCCCCGCTGCCGAGGACGAGTCCACGATGATGAGCGCACGCGCCCGGTCCGGGTGCTTCAAGACGAAGCGGGTCGCGATACCGGCGCCGAGGGACAGGCCCCCCACGACCGGACGCTCGAGGGCGAGGTGATCGAGGAGGTCGTGAAGGTCGAGCACCCAGTGGCCGAAGGTCACCCGGGTGGGATCGGCGGGCGCCTCCGAGCGCGCGTGCCCGCGCGGCTCCCAGAGGATCAGGCGGTGCCGGGCGGCGAGGGCGGCCACGTTGGGCTGCCACATGCCGGCATTGCCGCCGATCCCGTAGGCGAGCAGCAAGGGCTCGCCGGTCCCGTGCTCCTCGTAGTAGATCCGGACCCCGTCGGTCGTCGTGAAGTAGGCCATCAGAGGGGACCTCCTGCGAGTGTGGTACAAGAGAGGACACACCATGGAACGGTCCTTCGCGGCCGAAGTCAAGCAGCTTGCGCTCGGCGCCGGCGGGATCCTCCGCGGCGAGGGCATTCTCGCCATCACCAAGGCGCTCTTGCAGTCCGGCGTCTCGTACGTGGGAGGCTATCCGGGCGCGCCCGTCTCCCACCTCCTCGACGTGATGGCCGACGCCAACGAGAGCCTTCTCGAGCCCATGGGGGTATACTTCGACGCCTCCGCCAACGAGGCGGCGGCGGCCGCGCTCCTCGGCGCCTCCATCAACTACCCGATGCGCGGCGCGGTGACGTGGAAATCGGTGGTGGGCACCAACGTGGCCGCGGACGCGCTGTCGAACCTCGCCTCCGCCGGCGTCATCGGCGGCGCGCTCATCGTGGTGGGGGAGGACTACGGCGCGGGGGCGAGTGTGATCCAGGAGCGCACCCACGCGTTCGCGCTCAAGTCCTCGCTGCTGCTCTTCGACCCGCGTCCCGAGCTGCAGAACCTGGCGCACACGGTCGAAGAGGCCTTCGCGATATCGGAGGTCTCGAACCTCCCCGCGGTGATCAGCCTCCGCATCCGCACCGCCCACATGCGCGGGACGATGGTGTGCCGCGACAACGTCCGGCCGGCGGTGAGCATGCGCGACCGGCTGTCCGCGCACTCGTTCGACTACGCGCGGCTGAGCCACCCGCCGTCCACCTACGCCCAGGAGGCGCAGAAGTTCGAGCGGCGCCTCCCCGCGGCGCGGCGCTTCATCACCGAGCGCCGCCTCAACGAGATCGTGCCGGGCGAGCGCGCCGACGTGGGCATCGTCCTCCAGGGCGGGCTCACCCCGACCGCGCTGCGGGCCCTCTCGCTGCTGGGGCTCGCCGATCCGTTCGGCCGAAGCCGCGTGCCGCTCCTCGTGCTGAACGTCATTCACCCGCTCGTGCCCGACGAGGTGATGCACTTCATCGCCGACAAGGAGCGCGTGCTCGTGATCGAGGAAGGCATGCCCGCCTTCATCGAGCAGGAGCTCAAGGCCCTGGCCTACGAGCGTGGGCTGGGGGTCCGCATCCACGGCAAAGACCTGGTCGCGGCGCAGGGGGAGTACGTGCCCGAGGTCGTGCTGGGCGCCCTCGCGCGCTTCTTCGGGGCCGAGGCCGAGTCCCGGCGGGCCGCCCTCACCGCGCATGCGGGCCGCGCGCGCGAGATCCTGCGGGCCCCCCTGCCCAAGCGGCCGCCCGCGTTCTGCACGGGCTGCCCGGAGCGGCCGGTCTTCAGCGCGCTCAAGATCGCCCAGCGCGAGCTGGGGGAGACGCACGTGTCCGCCGATATCGGCTGCCACGCCTTCGCCACGCTGCCTCCCTTCAACATGGGCAACACCATTCTCGGCTACGGCATGGGCCTCGCTTCGTCGAGCGCTGTCGCGCCCATGTTCGGCAAGCGCGTCGTCTCGATCCTCGGCGACGGCGGCTTCTGGCACTCGGGCCTCACCGCGGGGGTGGCCAACGCCGTGTTCAATCGCCAGGACTCGGTGCTGGTAATCCTGGAGAACGGCTACACGTCCGCCACCGGCCAGCAGGCCAATCCCTCGACCGGCAAGAATCCACGCGGGCAGGCCGTGCGCATGTCGATCGCCGACACCGTCAAGAGTCTCGGCGTGTCGTGGCTCCGCGTGGTGAATCCCTATCGCGTCGGCGACACGCTCGCCACCATTCGCGAGGCCATGACCACCGCGGTCGGCGGCTT
This window harbors:
- a CDS encoding alpha/beta fold hydrolase, with translation MAYFTTTDGVRIYYEEHGTGEPLLLAYGIGGNAGMWQPNVAALAARHRLILWEPRGHARSEAPADPTRVTFGHWVLDLHDLLDHLALERPVVGGLSLGAGIATRFVLKHPDRARALIIVDSSSAAGLPLSVDNVVMRARSIQVVLEGGMDAMADFAIASNPNVSGRLKLDPKAREEVFAMYRMLKPIGYANALRALLQMDYITERLPEIAAPTLLICGDEDPSVGPMRVIAEKIKHAEFVLLSPAGHFGNRDQPAAFNRAVLDFMARLPD
- a CDS encoding indolepyruvate ferredoxin oxidoreductase subunit alpha gives rise to the protein MERSFAAEVKQLALGAGGILRGEGILAITKALLQSGVSYVGGYPGAPVSHLLDVMADANESLLEPMGVYFDASANEAAAAALLGASINYPMRGAVTWKSVVGTNVAADALSNLASAGVIGGALIVVGEDYGAGASVIQERTHAFALKSSLLLFDPRPELQNLAHTVEEAFAISEVSNLPAVISLRIRTAHMRGTMVCRDNVRPAVSMRDRLSAHSFDYARLSHPPSTYAQEAQKFERRLPAARRFITERRLNEIVPGERADVGIVLQGGLTPTALRALSLLGLADPFGRSRVPLLVLNVIHPLVPDEVMHFIADKERVLVIEEGMPAFIEQELKALAYERGLGVRIHGKDLVAAQGEYVPEVVLGALARFFGAEAESRRAALTAHAGRAREILRAPLPKRPPAFCTGCPERPVFSALKIAQRELGETHVSADIGCHAFATLPPFNMGNTILGYGMGLASSSAVAPMFGKRVVSILGDGGFWHSGLTAGVANAVFNRQDSVLVILENGYTSATGQQANPSTGKNPRGQAVRMSIADTVKSLGVSWLRVVNPYRVGDTLATIREAMTTAVGGLKVIIARAECQLERQRRVRPQIAAQLKAGTRVETPRFGVDPDVCTGDKSCMRFNGCPSLTLGESGDPLREDPVARVDQSCVGCGLCGEVAHAAVLCPSFYEARVVHHPGWWERVLARLRGRLIGWLQTA